CTTTTGCCTTTTGCTTTAGCTAGTTTTATATAATTATGACCACGCGCAAAGTAAACAGTTACCTTAATCTTCTTGGTAGAACACCTAAATATCAGGGTTTATTTACTAAAATCAATGAATTAAACAAAATGCAGCAAATTTTTATGGCAGTTGTTCCGCCTTACTTAGCAAAACAATGTACGTTAGGCCGAATCTCCAATGGAACACTAATTGTATATACCGCAAATGGATCAATCGCAACAAAACTGAAGCAAGTTTCACCATCCTTATTATTGAAATTACAGAAAATCAATTGGCAGATTACTGCAATTCAAATCACTGTGCAAGCAGATTACTTTACTAAGAACACAGCAAATTTTCCAAGCGATTGCACTCCTAAAAAAAAATTACTCATGAGCCAGGCGGGAATAAAACATCTCAGCCAATTAGCCGAAAAACTACCTAATTCAGTG
This genomic window from Nitrosomonas cryotolerans ATCC 49181 contains:
- a CDS encoding DUF721 domain-containing protein; translation: MTTRKVNSYLNLLGRTPKYQGLFTKINELNKMQQIFMAVVPPYLAKQCTLGRISNGTLIVYTANGSIATKLKQVSPSLLLKLQKINWQITAIQITVQADYFTKNTANFPSDCTPKKKLLMSQAGIKHLSQLAEKLPNSVLRHAIELLLEKQRKLHDK